ACTTTAGCATCAGCTTCTTCAAGAGAGAAAGGTGTAGACGCTAAAGGTACTAAGACTGAAGTTTCTGCTGCTGTTGGTAAAGCTATCGCTGCTAAAGCTATCGCTGCAGGAATCGAAAGTATTGTATTTGACAGAAACGGTTTCGTATATCACGGTAGAGTAAAAGCTCTAGCTGATGGTGCGAGAGAAGGAGGACTTAAATTCTAATCATTAAATTTCGGAAAATATGTTAGGACTAGATAATATAGAAAGAGTAAAACCGGGAGGATTAGA
This sequence is a window from Chryseobacterium culicis. Protein-coding genes within it:
- the rplR gene encoding 50S ribosomal protein L18, yielding MALSKLEKRIRIKRRVRGKISGSSELPRLSVYKSNKEIYAQLIDDKNGKTLASASSREKGVDAKGTKTEVSAAVGKAIAAKAIAAGIESIVFDRNGFVYHGRVKALADGAREGGLKF